In Syntrophorhabdales bacterium, a single window of DNA contains:
- a CDS encoding YkgJ family cysteine cluster protein: MSGPSVLDAWLGEKHSLYNKDSSFKCDDTCPRYGCRGDLLVDASLFEIYALAKYLQRPVAETFKRYFSLAPFVEHGFDRVRVRFALSKPCPFLNEKGYCTVYEKRPAACALFPEYLSIAGTIDSYVEFPCVSYAGDVPESRKDALKNLFSMHSKEMYAGEIYLFGCAGYTVDIREEIACRRGNAAGDEVSFGIQREALQAALNRNGRLRRIHEKTESLDAPGGIEQLFLGMKIVDALKL; this comes from the coding sequence ATGTCAGGGCCTAGCGTGCTCGATGCATGGCTCGGCGAGAAGCATAGTCTTTACAACAAGGACTCGTCGTTCAAGTGCGATGACACTTGTCCGAGGTACGGGTGCCGCGGTGACCTGCTTGTCGATGCGAGCCTTTTTGAAATTTATGCTCTGGCAAAATATCTCCAACGCCCTGTAGCAGAAACCTTCAAGCGCTATTTTTCTCTGGCGCCTTTTGTGGAGCATGGGTTTGACAGAGTGAGAGTGCGCTTTGCTTTGAGTAAACCATGCCCTTTTCTGAATGAGAAAGGTTACTGCACCGTCTATGAGAAGAGGCCCGCTGCGTGTGCGCTTTTTCCGGAGTACCTGAGCATCGCTGGTACGATCGATTCGTATGTTGAATTCCCCTGCGTCAGTTACGCTGGCGATGTACCCGAGTCGAGGAAGGATGCTTTGAAGAATCTTTTCTCCATGCACAGCAAAGAGATGTATGCGGGAGAGATTTATCTTTTCGGCTGCGCAGGTTACACTGTGGATATCAGAGAGGAAATAGCTTGCCGACGGGGCAATGCAGCGGGTGATGAGGTTTCCTTTGGCATTCAGAGAGAGGCCTTGCAAGCCGCTCTGAACAGGAATGGACGCTTGCGCCGGATACATGAGAAGACTGAATCGCTGGATGCGCCGGGAGGGATCGAGCAATTGTTTCTCGGCATGAAGATTGTAGACGCACTGAAGCTGTAG
- a CDS encoding NAD-dependent deacylase — MDKYREVADLIKERGYVVAFTGSGISVDSGIPTFRGGQGLWEKYDPMEYAHIDAFRRNPEKVWNMLREMAGVIFAARPSAAHVALGELEKMGFLKAIITQNVDGLHQTAGNSTVIEYHGNHRRLICVGCSAKIDFTEVEARVLPYPICDRCFAPLKPDVVFFGEPIPMLDMIRANEEARKCKLMFVMGTSGVVYPAADLPHLAHSSGAKIVEINMEETPFTSSISHFFFKESASEVLPKIMEYVRA; from the coding sequence ATGGACAAGTATCGTGAAGTGGCTGACCTGATCAAGGAAAGAGGTTATGTGGTTGCTTTCACAGGATCGGGCATCTCGGTAGACAGCGGAATCCCTACCTTCCGGGGTGGGCAGGGACTGTGGGAGAAATATGACCCGATGGAGTATGCGCATATAGATGCATTTCGACGCAATCCAGAGAAGGTATGGAATATGCTCCGGGAGATGGCGGGTGTGATCTTTGCGGCAAGGCCGTCTGCGGCCCATGTCGCGCTCGGCGAGTTAGAGAAAATGGGCTTCCTCAAGGCCATCATCACGCAGAACGTGGATGGGCTTCATCAGACAGCAGGTAACAGCACGGTTATCGAATACCACGGAAATCACAGGCGGCTCATCTGCGTTGGTTGCTCGGCAAAGATCGACTTTACTGAAGTGGAAGCACGCGTTCTCCCGTATCCTATATGCGATCGTTGCTTTGCACCTTTAAAACCGGATGTCGTCTTTTTTGGCGAGCCCATACCCATGCTCGATATGATACGGGCAAACGAAGAAGCGCGAAAGTGCAAGCTCATGTTTGTCATGGGTACCTCCGGCGTTGTCTATCCCGCAGCGGACTTGCCGCATCTTGCTCACTCCAGCGGGGCCAAGATCGTGGAAATCAACATGGAGGAGACACCATTCACCTCCTCTATATCTCATTTTTTCTTCAAAGAGAGCGCATCGGAAGTGTTGCCGAAAATCATGGAGTATGTCAGGGCCTAG